One window of the Perca flavescens isolate YP-PL-M2 chromosome 5, PFLA_1.0, whole genome shotgun sequence genome contains the following:
- the spring1 gene encoding SREBP regulating gene protein — protein sequence MMVLRRLLRKRWVLGVVFGLSLIYFLTSTLKQEERTIRDRTLLEVRDSDHRIPWKVRFNLGNSSRQITQCRNSIQGKTLLTDELGYVCERNDLLVNGCCNVNAPSSRQYICKSCLANGCCSIYEYCVSCCLQPDKQLLLERFLNRAAEGFQNLFTAVEDHFELCLAKCRTSSQSVQHENTYRNPQAKYCYGESPPELLPV from the exons ATGATGGTGCTACGGCGGTTACTGAGAAAGCGCTGGGTGCTGGGAGTAGTCTTCGGACTGTCTCTCATCTATTTTCTCACCAGCACGCTTAAACAG GAGGAGCGGACCATACGGGACCGCACACTCTTAGAGGTCAGAGATTCAGACCATCGCATCCCCTGGAAAGTCCGCTTCAACCTGGGCAACAGCAGCCGACAGATCACTCAGTGCAGAAACTCCATCCAGGGCAAGACACTGCTCACAGATGAACTTG GTTACGTCTGCGAGAGAAATGACTTGCTGGTTAACGGCTGCTGTAACGTCAATGCCCCCAGCTCCAGACAGTACATTTGTAAAAGCTGCCTGGCCAACGGCTGCTGTAGCATCTATGAGTACTGCGTGTCTTGCTGCCTCCAGCCTGATAAG CAACTTCTCCTTGAGCGCTTCCTGAACCGTGCAGCTGAAGGTTTCCAGAATCTCTTCACTGCTGTGGAGGATCATTTTGAGCTGTGCCTGGCCAAGTGTAGGACCTCTTCACAA AGTGTTCAACATGAGAACACCTACCGAAACCCTCAAGCAAAGTACTGCTACGGAGAGAGTCCTCCAGAGCTCCTTCCTGTATGA